A window from Bos indicus x Bos taurus breed Angus x Brahman F1 hybrid chromosome 26, Bos_hybrid_MaternalHap_v2.0, whole genome shotgun sequence encodes these proteins:
- the NKX1-2 gene encoding NK1 transcription factor-related protein 2 yields the protein MLAWQDGGAKAAPSHHKISFSVLDILDPQKFTRAALPAVRPAPREAKKSLAEAEARKDASRDPIPQREAPDAAGHGAGLASPLEGSEAEEAEEEDEDVEDARRRRGERAAHLQAGLTLSPEARAAASAAGESGAGGLAGSPGSPRPRRRRAEPNSSKPRRARTAFTYEQLVALENKFRATRYLSVCERLNLALSLSLTETQVKIWFQNRRTKWKKQNPGAEGAAQAGGGAPQPGTAAASGGAGGSPGPPGPGAHPFQTFPSYSAANVLFPAAASFPLTAAGGSFTPFLGHSYLTPFYAPHL from the exons ATGCTGGCATGGCAGGACGGCGGGGCCAAGGCGGCTCCCTCCCACCACAAGATCTCCTTCTCGGTTCTGGATATCTTGGACCCGCAGAAATTCACCCGCGCTGCGCTCCCAGCCGTGCGTCCGGCTCCCCGGGAAGCCAAGAAAAGTTTGGCAGAGGCCGAAGCAAGGAAGGACGCCAGCCGGGACCCGATACCGCAGCGAGAGGCGCCTG atGCTGCGGGCCACGGCGCCGGCTTGGCGTCCCCCCTGGAGGGGTCGGAGGCGGAGGAGGCGGAAGAGGAGGACGAGGACGTGGAGGAcgcgcggcggcggcgcggggagCGGGCTGCCCACCTGCAGGCGGGCCTGACACTCTCCCCCGAGGCCCGGGCCGCGGCGTCGGCGGCGGGGGAGAGCGGTGCGGGCGGCCTAGCGGGCTCCCCAGGCTCCCCGCGGCCCAGGCGCCGGCGCGCGGAGCCCAACAGCTCCAAGCCGCGGCGCGCGCGCACCGCCTTCACCTACGAGCAGCTGGTGGCTCTGGAGAACAAGTTCCGGGCCACGCGCTACCTGTCCGTGTGCGAGCGCCTGAACCTCGCGCTCTCGCTCAGCCTCACTGAGACACAGGTCAAAATTTGGTTCCAGAACCGCAGGACCAAGTGGAAGAAGCAGAACCCCGGCGCCGAAGGTGCGGCGCAGGCGGGAGGTGGCGCGCCCCAGCCCGGGACTGCGGCGGCGAGCGGCGGCGCGGGGGGCAGCCCAGGTCCGCCGGGCCCGGGCGCGCATCCTTTCCAGACTTTCCCCTCCTACTCGGCGGCCAATGTCCTCTTCCCGGCCGCCGCCTCCTTCCCTCTGACGGCCGCCGGGGGCTCCTTCACGCCCTTCCTCGGGCACTCCTACCTGACCCCTTTCTACGCCCCGCATCTGTGA